A portion of the Nitrospirota bacterium genome contains these proteins:
- a CDS encoding HPF/RaiA family ribosome-associated protein, with protein sequence METPLQIVLRDVDLYKESLDEEIKKWSAKLEEYHPRIISCRVVVERPHKSSHSGNLFKTTITLNVPDKQIVVSREHPLHHSHEDIHVAVHHAFDDVARQLEEHSFIMSGNIKSHDHLPYGVVAKLFPDDGYGFIEGSGAREIYFHKNSVLDGFDKLKTGMEVRFAEEMGEKGPQASTVKIVRKNHARHRGH encoded by the coding sequence ATGGAAACACCATTGCAAATTGTTTTGCGCGATGTCGATCTCTACAAAGAGAGCCTCGATGAAGAGATCAAAAAATGGTCTGCCAAGCTTGAAGAATATCATCCCCGGATCATCAGTTGCCGGGTTGTTGTGGAGCGTCCTCACAAGAGCAGCCACAGCGGAAATTTGTTTAAGACCACCATAACGTTAAACGTGCCCGACAAGCAGATAGTTGTTAGCCGTGAACACCCTCTTCACCACAGTCATGAAGACATACACGTTGCAGTCCATCACGCCTTTGACGATGTTGCGCGCCAGCTTGAAGAGCATTCCTTTATTATGAGCGGCAACATAAAGAGCCATGACCATCTGCCCTATGGAGTGGTCGCTAAACTCTTCCCCGATGACGGCTACGGTTTCATAGAGGGGTCCGGGGCAAGGGAGATATACTTCCATAAAAACAGCGTGCTCGACGGGTTCGACAAGCTTAAGACCGGCATGGAAGTCCGCTTTGCTGAAGAGATGGGGGAAAAGGGCCCGCAGGCAAGCACCGTAAAGATCGTCAGGAAAAATCACGCCCGCCACCGCGGGCATTAA
- a CDS encoding Slp family lipoprotein, which translates to MKTKLLIIFLASLILISCAPVLREDLMRSGIVNFQLADIKENPVHNEGKLFILGGIIVKTTVTKEGSLLESIYVPVDTRGYFRTLGTKDGRFLALYRGKELLDPVIYKEKREVTIAGEFIGLRKGMIGEMEYTYPLFEIKEIYLWPEYRDTGSYRYPYYYPYYYPPPYYPYYRYRPYPYYDYPYYPWW; encoded by the coding sequence ATGAAAACAAAACTGCTCATAATTTTTCTTGCAAGTTTGATATTAATCTCATGCGCGCCGGTGCTGAGAGAAGACCTTATGAGGAGCGGCATCGTAAACTTCCAGCTTGCTGATATCAAAGAAAATCCCGTTCACAACGAAGGTAAACTGTTCATCCTCGGCGGCATCATTGTGAAGACAACGGTAACAAAGGAAGGCTCTCTCTTAGAGTCAATATATGTGCCTGTAGATACAAGGGGTTACTTTAGAACACTCGGGACAAAAGACGGGAGGTTTCTCGCGCTTTACCGGGGCAAGGAGCTTTTAGACCCTGTCATTTACAAAGAGAAGAGAGAGGTCACAATCGCAGGGGAGTTTATCGGATTACGAAAAGGCATGATAGGTGAAATGGAATACACTTATCCGCTCTTTGAGATAAAAGAGATTTACCTGTGGCCGGAATACAGGGACACCGGCTCTTACAGATATCCGTACTATTATCCATACTATTACCCGCCGCCGTATTACCCGTACTATCGTTACAGACCTTACCCCTATTATGATTATCCGTATTATCCGTGGTGGTGA